From the genome of Leguminivora glycinivorella isolate SPB_JAAS2020 chromosome Z, LegGlyc_1.1, whole genome shotgun sequence, one region includes:
- the LOC125240845 gene encoding uncharacterized protein LOC125240845: protein MSSELSQLKANRGYHKGAITRIGTFCMSEDFKTASIELILQKKDRLIKSFNDYELCNRAILALEPEDDESYESYETKRDLCLALIETRLKQVSPAAQATPSSELETKKRAIALEATSTEEPKKTVKSTVSAAATMGVSCVPVCLQAADTCGSLLGEDEIRSYCRREAALPCWQEVYK, encoded by the exons ATGTCGTCTGAATTGAGTCAGTTGAAGGCCAATCGGGGCTACCATAAAGGCGCGATAACGCGCATCGGAACTTTCTGTATGTCAGAGGATTTTAAAACTGCTTCTATCGAATTGATTTTGCAGAAAAAAGACAGGTTGATAAAATCTTTTAATGATTATGAGTTGTGCAATAGGGCCATCCTGGCGTTAGAGCCGGAGGATGACGAATCATATGAATCCTACGAGACCAAGCGGGATTTGTGTCTTGCACTAATCGAGACTCGTTTAAAACAAGTATCGCCGGCAGCACAGGCGACTCCATCCTCCGAGCTGGAAACAA AAAAGAGAGCGATTGCCTTGGAAGCTACCAGTACGGAGGAGCCCAAGAAGACAGTAAAGTCTACTGTGAGTGCCGCGGCCACTATGGGAGTTTCTT GCGTTCCAGTATGTCTGCAGGCAGCTGACACCTGTGGGTCCTTACTTGGTGAAGACGAGATTCGGTCATATTGTAGGCGGGAGGCTGCCCTTCCCTGCTGGCAAGAAGTCTATAAGTAA